In Dermacentor albipictus isolate Rhodes 1998 colony chromosome 6, USDA_Dalb.pri_finalv2, whole genome shotgun sequence, the following proteins share a genomic window:
- the LOC139046812 gene encoding histone H1, gonadal-like — translation MAKGKDKSQGMKSSNEESARFSATESKATSKTTSKATSKSSSKAPSKAPSRVSGKASSKAPSKAPSKVSGKGASKAPSKAPSKASAKSPRKASPKTPSKASSKASSKAPSKAPSKSPSKSTGKAASKAGSKAGSKVPSKAQSKMHQKLKQRSLVKGDMGRKSPGRPSKAPSKQASRASSRAGSAAPSRAGSHERGAKQTFKQFFTGKSAYAKSSSSKSTGKAKKGGSNEAVKGKASKAGAKAGAKAASKGKPDSKAATKLAPKPAPKAASKKAPPSDSHESGSEEDKKKQPKKTKKSSDEGEDSSEGEKSKKKKGDDDGEGKEGEEDEDEDEEDEGVYMSTTEFEAYIARRDCIRDIGKCVLLIFMTACIAYLFHVWRQSDKKRYGTGIVTERRTQPYSEEEENVTYPLNRVRDLDVDDQPDAVPTEFGQAVGDF, via the exons ATGGCGAAGGGCAAGGACAAGTCCCAGGGCATGAAGTCCAGCAATGAAGAGAGCGCGCGTTTCAGCGCGACAGAGAGTAAGGCTACCAGCAAGACTACCAGCAAGGCAACTAGCAAGAGTTCCAGTAAGGCGCCCAGCAAGGCGCCCAGCAGGGTATCTGGCAAAGCTAGCAGTAAAGCACCCAGCAAGGCGCCCAGCAAGGTATCCGGCAAGGGGGCAAGCAAGGCTCCGAGCAAGGCCCCTAGCAAGGCCTCCGCTAAGTCTCCGAGGAAGGCCTCCCCTAAGACTCCGAGCAAGGCTTCAAGCAAGGCCTCCTCCAAGGCTCCGAGCAAGGCTCCGAGCAAGAGTCCTAGCAAATCGACTGGCAAGGCGGCCAGCAAGGCGGGCAGCAAGGCGGGCAGCAAGGTACCCAGCAAGGCTCAAAGCAAGATGCACCAAAAGTTGAAGCAAAG GAGCCTAGTGAAAGGTGACATGGGCCGCAAGTCACCGGGCAGGCCCTCCAAGGCGCCTTCCAAGCAGGCCTCAAGAGCGAGCTCAAGAGCGGGCTCGGCTGCGCCCTCCAGAGCAGGCAGTCACGAGAGGGGAGCCAAGCAGACGTTCAAGCAGTTCTTCACCGGCAAGTCGGCGTACGCCAAGTCGTCCAGTTCCAAGTCAACAG GAAAAGCGAAGAAAGGCGGTTCCAACGAGGCAGTCAAAGGGAAAGCCTCCAAGGCCGGCGCCAAGGCCGGCGCCAAGGCCGCCTCGAAGGGCAAGCCAGATTCGAAGGCGGCTACGAAGTTAGCTCCCAAGCCGGCTCCCAAGGCGGCTTCGAAAAAAGCACCGCCCTCGGACTCTCATGAGTCTGGCAGCGAGGAAGATAAGAAGAAGCAGCCGAAGAAGACGAAAAAGTCTAGCGATGAAGGCGAGGACAGCAGCGAGGGAGAAAAGTCGAAGAAGAAAAAGGGGGATGATGACGGCGAGGGTAAGGAAGGAGAAGAAGACGAGGACGAGGACGAGGAAGACGAGGGTGTATACATGAGCACCACAGAGTTTGAGGCCTACATAGCTCG CCGCGACTGCATCCGGGACATCGGCAAGTGCGTGCTGCTCATATTCATGACGGCCTGCATCGCCTACCTGTTCCACGTGTGGCGTCAGAGCGACAAGAAGCGCTACGGGACCGGCATTGTCACCGAGCGCCGCACTCAGCCCTAcagtgaggaggaggagaatgtGACGTACCCGCTCAACAGGGTCCGAGACCTCGATGTGGATGACCAGCCGGATGCCGTGCCCACGGAATTCGGCCAGGCGGTTGGAGACTTTTAG